Proteins encoded in a region of the Sterolibacterium denitrificans genome:
- a CDS encoding SlyX family protein, translating into MESRINELEAMLSLADDQLEQLNRVVFRQQEQIDRLQAQLRLIWERMDSLAPAERLSLREEVPPHY; encoded by the coding sequence ATGGAGTCCCGTATCAATGAGCTGGAAGCCATGCTGAGTCTTGCCGACGATCAGCTGGAGCAACTCAATCGGGTCGTTTTTCGCCAGCAGGAGCAGATCGATCGCCTGCAGGCGCAGTTGCGCCTGATCTGGGAACGCATGGACAGCCTGGCGCCTGCCGAGCGTCTCAGCTTGCGCGAGGAAGTCCCGCCGCATTACTGA
- a CDS encoding peptidylprolyl isomerase, with protein sequence MKVSLLRTSVFALTAAFSMAPMLAGNAYAQNIATVNGKAIPKVRADVMVEAQVAQGQPDTPELRKMVREELIRREILAQQAANQGYEKQMSVLAQMMLARQSVLINAYVADYVAKHPVSDEALKKEYEAIKLGLGNKEYKVRHILVGTEDEAKDIINKLKNGEKFEELAKASKDPGSRERGGELGWATPANYVQPFSAAMVKLENGKFTEEPVKSDFGYHVIMLDDTRELKLPSFEETKPQLAHRMQQQVIEQHIKELMSKAKIQ encoded by the coding sequence ATGAAAGTTTCTCTGCTTCGCACCTCCGTTTTTGCCCTGACTGCCGCCTTCAGCATGGCCCCCATGCTTGCCGGCAATGCGTATGCGCAGAATATTGCCACCGTCAATGGCAAGGCCATTCCCAAGGTTCGTGCCGATGTCATGGTCGAGGCCCAGGTTGCCCAAGGGCAGCCCGATACGCCCGAACTGCGCAAAATGGTGCGCGAGGAACTGATCCGCCGTGAAATCCTGGCCCAGCAGGCCGCGAACCAGGGCTATGAGAAGCAGATGTCCGTACTGGCGCAGATGATGCTCGCGCGTCAGAGCGTGCTGATCAACGCCTATGTCGCCGATTACGTGGCCAAACATCCGGTTTCCGATGAAGCGCTGAAGAAGGAATATGAGGCCATCAAGCTTGGCCTCGGCAACAAGGAATACAAGGTACGCCACATCCTGGTCGGAACCGAGGACGAAGCCAAGGACATCATCAACAAGCTAAAGAATGGCGAAAAATTCGAAGAGCTTGCCAAGGCTTCAAAGGATCCCGGCTCGCGTGAGCGCGGCGGCGAACTTGGCTGGGCCACCCCGGCCAACTACGTGCAGCCCTTCTCTGCCGCCATGGTCAAGCTGGAAAATGGCAAGTTCACCGAAGAGCCGGTGAAGAGCGACTTCGGCTATCACGTCATCATGCTCGACGACACGCGCGAGCTGAAGCTGCCCTCCTTCGAGGAAACCAAGCCGCAGCTTGCACACCGCATGCAGCAGCAAGTCATCGAACAGCACATCAAAGAATTGATGTCCAAAGCCAAGATTCAATAA
- the recR gene encoding recombination mediator RecR: MSAPSSLDKLIEALRCLPGVGPKSAQRMAYHLLQRERAGAQRLADELNAALQRIRHCQRCNTFSEDEICERCLSSRRDASLLCVVEMPVDLNMMEQTHAYNGLYYVLMGRLSPLDGLGPRELHLERLLERAVDGVVKEVIMATNFTNEGEATAHYLSEMLHARGLKVTRIARGLPVGGELEFTDAGTIAQAMYERRDY, from the coding sequence GTGTCCGCACCTTCTTCCCTCGATAAACTGATCGAGGCATTGCGTTGTCTGCCCGGCGTCGGGCCGAAGTCGGCGCAACGCATGGCGTATCATTTGCTGCAGCGTGAACGGGCCGGCGCCCAGCGACTCGCCGATGAACTGAACGCGGCTTTGCAGCGCATTCGCCACTGCCAGCGCTGCAATACCTTCAGCGAAGACGAAATCTGCGAGCGCTGCCTGTCGTCACGGCGCGACGCCAGCCTGCTCTGCGTGGTCGAAATGCCCGTCGATCTCAACATGATGGAGCAGACTCACGCCTACAACGGTCTTTACTACGTCCTGATGGGGCGCCTGAGTCCGCTCGATGGCCTCGGCCCCAGGGAATTGCACCTGGAGCGCCTGCTGGAGCGCGCTGTCGACGGGGTGGTGAAGGAGGTCATCATGGCGACCAACTTCACCAATGAAGGCGAGGCCACCGCGCATTATCTTTCGGAAATGCTGCATGCCCGCGGCCTCAAGGTGACGCGCATCGCCCGTGGCTTGCCGGTTGGCGGCGAGCTCGAGTTCACCGATGCCGGCACCATCGCGCAGGCGATGTACGAACGCCGGGATTATTGA
- a CDS encoding YbaB/EbfC family nucleoid-associated protein: protein MMKGGIAGLMQQAQKMQERMVKAQEELAAVEVEGQSGAGMVKVTMTCKNDVRRVQIDAAVMDDKEMLEDLIAAAVNDAVRKAEATTQEKMAGFTAGLQLPPGMKLPF from the coding sequence ATGATGAAGGGCGGAATTGCCGGGCTGATGCAGCAGGCGCAAAAGATGCAGGAGCGCATGGTGAAGGCCCAGGAGGAGCTTGCTGCCGTCGAAGTCGAAGGCCAGTCCGGTGCCGGCATGGTGAAAGTGACGATGACCTGCAAGAACGACGTGCGCCGCGTGCAGATCGATGCGGCCGTCATGGACGACAAGGAAATGCTCGAAGACCTGATTGCGGCTGCGGTGAATGATGCCGTGCGCAAGGCCGAAGCCACCACGCAGGAGAAAATGGCCGGATTCACTGCGGGTCTGCAGTTGCCGCCCGGCATGAAATTGCCGTTCTGA
- the dnaX gene encoding DNA polymerase III subunit gamma/tau, producing the protein MSYQVLARKWRPRSFASLVGQEHVVRALTHALEQQRLHHAYLFTGTRGVGKTTIARIMAKALNCESGITATPCGSCSACVEIDSGRFVDLIEVDAATNTKVDEMRQLLENATYAPTRGRFKVYVIDEVHMLSNSAFNAMLKTLEEPPEHIKFILATTDPQKIPVTVLSRCLQFNLKQMPQSHIIGHLTRILEEEGVSCEPAALKHLAKAAAGSMRDALSLLDQAIAHGAGRVEEENVRDMLGTVGDDYLYEILDALAAGDVAALMNAAETMDARSLSFDSALQELATLFHRIALLQFAPQALSDESERQRLAPYATGETAFDAEFLQLAYQIVIHGRDDLALAPDEAAGFSMTLLRLFAFRPESPAALGGMTQGRPRLASAPAAAATANATAPASVRATEPPDAAAVSAPPRVPAPSPASSVAAVPPSSSTSSAPPVAARPEPGAAAVDWHGTCVSMSLGGMVRSLAQHCELVDVDEKKITLRLPPAHQFLLGKPSQDKLENELQRHFGRPLRLEIILADTATETPVERNRQIQRERQDRAVASIEQDAFVRDVVDMFDATIDETSIKPLF; encoded by the coding sequence ATGAGCTACCAGGTCCTTGCGCGCAAATGGCGCCCCAGGTCGTTTGCCAGCCTGGTTGGTCAGGAACACGTCGTGCGCGCGCTGACCCATGCGCTGGAACAGCAGCGTCTGCATCACGCCTATCTCTTTACCGGCACGCGCGGCGTGGGCAAGACCACCATCGCGCGCATCATGGCCAAGGCGCTGAATTGCGAGAGCGGCATCACCGCCACGCCCTGCGGAAGCTGTTCGGCCTGCGTCGAAATCGACAGCGGGCGTTTCGTCGATCTGATCGAAGTCGATGCGGCGACCAATACCAAGGTCGACGAGATGCGCCAACTGCTGGAAAACGCCACCTACGCGCCGACGCGCGGGCGCTTCAAGGTGTATGTGATCGACGAAGTGCACATGCTCTCCAACTCGGCCTTCAACGCCATGCTGAAGACCCTGGAAGAGCCGCCCGAGCACATCAAGTTCATCCTTGCCACCACCGATCCGCAGAAGATTCCGGTTACCGTGCTGTCGCGCTGCCTGCAGTTCAATCTCAAGCAGATGCCGCAGTCGCACATCATCGGCCACCTGACGCGCATCCTCGAAGAGGAGGGCGTGTCCTGCGAGCCTGCCGCGCTCAAGCATCTGGCCAAGGCGGCAGCCGGCAGCATGCGCGATGCGCTGAGCCTGCTCGACCAGGCCATCGCCCACGGCGCCGGGCGCGTCGAGGAAGAGAATGTGCGCGACATGCTGGGTACGGTCGGCGACGATTATCTGTACGAAATTCTCGATGCGCTGGCGGCGGGAGACGTTGCCGCGTTGATGAATGCCGCTGAAACCATGGATGCGCGCAGCCTGTCTTTCGACTCTGCGCTGCAGGAACTGGCCACGCTGTTTCATCGCATCGCCCTGCTGCAATTTGCGCCGCAGGCGCTCAGCGACGAGAGCGAACGCCAGCGTCTGGCCCCCTACGCCACGGGCGAGACCGCATTCGATGCCGAATTCCTGCAACTGGCCTATCAGATCGTGATTCACGGTCGTGACGACCTGGCGCTCGCGCCGGATGAAGCGGCCGGCTTCAGCATGACGCTGCTGCGCCTGTTCGCCTTCCGTCCGGAGTCACCCGCCGCGCTGGGGGGCATGACGCAAGGCCGGCCTCGGCTTGCAAGCGCGCCTGCAGCAGCGGCTACGGCGAACGCAACCGCGCCCGCAAGTGTCCGCGCAACGGAACCGCCTGATGCCGCGGCCGTCAGCGCTCCGCCGCGCGTGCCAGCGCCATCACCCGCATCGTCCGTAGCAGCCGTACCACCCTCATCATCTACCTCATCCGCACCGCCAGTCGCGGCCCGGCCTGAACCCGGCGCAGCAGCTGTCGACTGGCATGGCACCTGCGTCTCCATGTCGCTGGGCGGCATGGTGCGCAGCCTGGCTCAGCATTGCGAACTGGTGGATGTCGACGAGAAAAAAATCACCTTGCGGCTGCCGCCGGCGCATCAATTCCTGCTCGGCAAACCTTCGCAGGACAAGCTGGAAAACGAATTGCAGCGGCATTTTGGCCGGCCGCTGCGGCTGGAAATCATTCTGGCCGATACCGCGACGGAAACGCCGGTCGAGCGCAATCGCCAGATTCAGCGTGAGCGCCAGGATCGCGCCGTCGCCTCGATCGAGCAGGATGCTTTCGTCCGTGACGTGGTGGATATGTTCGATGCCACGATCGACGAAACATCCATCAAACCCCTATTTTGA
- a CDS encoding FixH family protein — protein MTNKSHSPNTMNGMTPAAGAPWYRHRWPWLLMAGPLVVVVASFITLWLAIRTDDGLVTENYYRQGLAINQTLKLSERAREMGLEAGLTMELDQIIVRLAAAGPGFEPPAALRVTISHPTRAGLDQVQTLTRQGDHYVGQFRLPAEGHWTVMLEDTAKTWLMLGNIVLPASGEQVFGGSILPDETEAPAAAEKPAENPA, from the coding sequence ATGACGAATAAATCGCATAGCCCGAACACCATGAACGGCATGACGCCTGCTGCCGGCGCGCCCTGGTATCGGCACCGCTGGCCATGGCTGCTGATGGCGGGGCCGCTCGTCGTCGTGGTCGCCAGTTTCATTACCCTGTGGCTGGCCATTCGTACCGATGACGGTCTGGTCACCGAGAATTATTACCGTCAGGGCCTGGCCATCAACCAGACGCTGAAGCTCAGCGAACGTGCCCGAGAGATGGGCCTGGAGGCAGGGCTGACGATGGAGCTCGACCAGATCATCGTGCGCCTTGCTGCGGCAGGTCCCGGCTTCGAGCCTCCCGCTGCGCTGCGCGTCACCATTTCGCACCCGACGCGGGCCGGGCTGGATCAGGTGCAGACGCTGACCCGGCAAGGCGATCATTATGTCGGCCAGTTCAGGCTGCCTGCAGAAGGCCACTGGACGGTCATGCTCGAAGACACTGCCAAAACCTGGCTGATGCTGGGCAATATCGTCCTGCCGGCCAGCGGAGAACAGGTTTTTGGCGGATCGATTCTGCCGGATGAAACCGAAGCCCCGGCCGCCGCGGAGAAACCGGCGGAAAATCCGGCCTAG
- the ccoG gene encoding cytochrome c oxidase accessory protein CcoG, translating to MAVNRKIYPRSITGVFTTWRWIFFWAIQSVFYGLCWLPWNGRQAFLFDLTERKFYVFDLIFWPQDVIYLALLLIISAYGLFLFTAIGGRLFCGYACPQTLFTELFLWIEEKIEGPYNVRQKLDQQPMDARKFRLKAAKHGVYLLISLWTGFTFVGYFTPVRTLVHEVMTFSLGPWEIFWIFFYGLATYGNAGFLREQMCLFMCPYARFQSVMFDPDTLVVTYDSERGEPRGPRKKNEDYKTAGKGDCVDCGICVQVCPTGIDIRDGLQYECIGCSACIDACDQVMDKVGYPRGLIRYSTEHALERHWGGKEIAAHLIRPRTLVYGVILALLVGATAWGIATRLPVRVDVIRDRGVMSRETDEGMIENLYRLQIMNVSEETRRYSIAITGLAGADFIGDHVVEIPPAGTLTVPVAIRVPAESGRQGKNLIHFNVTDTADATVAVREKASFLMP from the coding sequence ATGGCCGTCAACCGCAAGATCTACCCGCGCTCGATCACGGGAGTCTTCACCACCTGGCGCTGGATTTTCTTCTGGGCGATCCAATCCGTTTTCTACGGGCTTTGCTGGCTGCCCTGGAATGGCCGTCAGGCTTTTCTGTTCGATCTGACCGAACGCAAGTTCTACGTCTTCGACCTGATTTTCTGGCCGCAGGACGTCATCTACCTGGCCTTGCTGCTGATCATTTCGGCTTACGGCCTGTTCCTGTTCACCGCCATCGGCGGACGCCTGTTCTGTGGCTATGCCTGCCCGCAGACCTTGTTTACGGAACTCTTCCTCTGGATCGAGGAAAAGATCGAAGGCCCCTACAACGTGCGCCAGAAGCTCGATCAGCAGCCGATGGACGCGCGCAAATTCCGCCTCAAGGCCGCCAAGCACGGCGTCTATCTGCTGATTTCACTGTGGACCGGCTTCACCTTCGTCGGTTACTTCACGCCGGTCAGGACGCTGGTGCATGAAGTCATGACTTTCAGCCTCGGGCCGTGGGAAATCTTCTGGATATTCTTCTATGGGCTGGCTACCTACGGCAATGCGGGCTTTCTGCGCGAGCAGATGTGCCTGTTCATGTGTCCGTATGCGCGCTTCCAGAGCGTGATGTTCGATCCGGATACGCTGGTGGTGACTTATGACAGCGAGCGCGGCGAGCCGCGCGGGCCGCGCAAGAAGAATGAGGACTACAAGACGGCAGGGAAGGGCGATTGCGTCGATTGCGGCATTTGCGTGCAGGTCTGTCCGACCGGCATCGACATCCGCGACGGCCTGCAGTACGAGTGCATCGGCTGTTCCGCCTGCATCGACGCCTGTGACCAGGTGATGGACAAGGTCGGCTATCCGCGTGGCCTGATCCGCTACTCGACCGAGCATGCGCTCGAACGGCACTGGGGCGGCAAGGAGATCGCCGCTCACCTGATTCGTCCGCGCACCCTGGTGTATGGCGTCATTCTGGCGCTGCTGGTCGGCGCCACGGCCTGGGGCATCGCCACGCGTCTGCCTGTGCGCGTCGATGTGATTCGGGATCGCGGCGTCATGTCGCGTGAAACCGACGAAGGCATGATCGAAAATCTCTACCGCCTGCAGATCATGAATGTCAGCGAGGAGACGCGGCGTTATTCCATCGCCATCACCGGCCTGGCGGGTGCCGATTTCATCGGCGACCATGTCGTCGAAATTCCGCCTGCCGGCACCTTGACGGTGCCAGTGGCGATTCGCGTACCTGCCGAGTCAGGCCGTCAGGGCAAGAACCTGATCCATTTCAATGTCACCGATACCGCCGATGCCACGGTGGCCGTACGTGAAAAAGCCAGCTTTCTGATGCCATGA
- the ccoP gene encoding cytochrome-c oxidase, cbb3-type subunit III → MSQDFSGFWNIYIVLIVLVSVLACAVLLWVQDRAQTTPGKTTGHLWDESLEEYNNPLPNWWRWLYYLTVIFSLVYLALYPGLGHFAGIFGWTSQNQYEKEMAAAKAQYDPIYEAFQKQDVVTLAGDAHAREMGKTLFLTYCAQCHGSDAKGAKGFPNLTDGDWLYGGTPEAIRTTILDGRNGMMPAYGGNPDAVGGASGAREVANYVRSLSGLANDSILAAKGKVRFEAACTACHGADGKGNQMLGAPNLTDKVWLYGSREEVIVETITKGRSNQMPEHRERLGEAKVHLLTAYVYGLGGGVAPAEEEQTAADSMDAGAADAPAAPEAGE, encoded by the coding sequence ATGAGTCAAGATTTTTCTGGTTTCTGGAATATCTACATCGTACTGATCGTGCTGGTCAGTGTATTGGCCTGCGCCGTGCTGCTTTGGGTGCAGGATCGCGCCCAGACCACGCCGGGGAAGACGACCGGGCATCTATGGGATGAGTCGCTGGAGGAATACAACAACCCGCTGCCCAACTGGTGGCGCTGGTTGTATTACCTGACGGTGATCTTTTCGCTGGTCTATCTGGCGCTGTATCCGGGGCTGGGACATTTTGCCGGTATCTTCGGCTGGACTTCGCAGAATCAGTATGAAAAGGAAATGGCTGCCGCCAAGGCCCAATACGATCCGATTTACGAAGCCTTCCAGAAACAGGATGTCGTCACCCTGGCCGGTGACGCCCATGCCCGCGAGATGGGCAAGACCTTGTTCCTGACCTATTGCGCGCAGTGCCATGGCTCCGATGCCAAGGGCGCCAAGGGCTTCCCGAACCTGACCGATGGCGACTGGCTGTACGGCGGCACGCCCGAGGCCATCCGGACCACCATCCTGGATGGGCGTAACGGGATGATGCCCGCCTATGGCGGCAATCCGGATGCCGTGGGTGGCGCTTCGGGTGCCAGGGAAGTGGCCAACTATGTGCGTTCGCTGTCGGGCCTGGCCAACGACAGCATCCTTGCCGCCAAGGGCAAGGTGCGTTTCGAGGCAGCCTGCACGGCTTGCCACGGCGCGGATGGCAAGGGCAACCAGATGCTCGGCGCTCCCAACCTGACCGACAAGGTCTGGCTGTACGGCAGCCGTGAGGAAGTCATCGTCGAGACCATCACCAAGGGACGCAGCAACCAGATGCCCGAGCATCGCGAACGGCTGGGAGAGGCCAAGGTGCATTTGCTGACGGCCTATGTCTATGGCCTGGGTGGTGGCGTTGCCCCTGCCGAAGAAGAGCAGACGGCAGCCGACTCGATGGATGCAGGAGCGGCCGATGCTCCCGCGGCTCCCGAGGCCGGTGAGTGA
- a CDS encoding cbb3-type cytochrome oxidase subunit 3, with protein sequence MDTNDLRAALTVLMLLIFVGIVWWSYSGKRRQAFDEAAQLPFTEEDDSGPEPGNRR encoded by the coding sequence ATGGATACCAACGATCTGCGTGCCGCACTTACCGTACTGATGCTGCTCATCTTTGTCGGCATCGTCTGGTGGTCCTACAGCGGCAAACGTCGGCAGGCGTTCGACGAAGCGGCGCAATTGCCTTTTACGGAAGAGGATGACAGCGGGCCGGAACCTGGCAATCGCAGGTAA
- the ccoO gene encoding cytochrome-c oxidase, cbb3-type subunit II: MKHDTIEKNIGLMIVLIVLVVSVGGLLEIVPLFFHKSTTEPVAGLKPYDAPSLIGRDIYIREGCYGCHSQMIRPFRAETERYGHYSVAGESVYDHPFQWGSKRTGPDLARVGGRYSDHWHRVHLLQPRDVVPESNMPAYYWLDRPAKNDDIEAKMRALRSVGVPYTDEDIAGAREATAGMTELDCLVAYLQGLGTALK; encoded by the coding sequence CTGAAGCACGATACCATTGAAAAAAACATCGGCCTGATGATCGTTCTGATCGTTCTGGTCGTCAGTGTCGGCGGTTTGCTCGAAATCGTCCCACTGTTCTTCCACAAGTCGACCACCGAGCCTGTCGCCGGCCTCAAGCCCTACGATGCGCCCAGCCTGATCGGGCGCGACATCTACATCCGCGAAGGCTGCTATGGCTGTCATTCGCAGATGATCCGGCCGTTCCGCGCGGAGACCGAGCGCTATGGTCATTATTCGGTCGCGGGCGAGTCGGTGTATGACCATCCCTTCCAGTGGGGCTCGAAGCGTACCGGCCCGGATCTGGCGCGGGTCGGCGGACGTTATTCGGACCATTGGCATCGCGTGCACCTGTTGCAGCCTCGCGATGTGGTGCCGGAGTCGAACATGCCGGCCTATTACTGGCTGGATCGCCCTGCAAAGAATGATGACATCGAGGCCAAGATGCGCGCCCTGCGTTCGGTAGGCGTGCCCTACACCGACGAGGATATCGCCGGCGCACGCGAGGCAACGGCAGGCATGACCGAGCTTGATTGCCTGGTTGCCTATCTGCAGGGCCTGGGCACGGCACTCAAATAA
- the ccoN gene encoding cytochrome-c oxidase, cbb3-type subunit I, producing MQSQATYNYKVVRQFAVMTVIWGVVGMLVGVICAAQLIWPDLNVVEWLSYGRLRPLHTNAVIFAFGGCALISTSYYVVQRTCHTPLFAPKLAAFTFWGWQLVILLAAITLPMGFTSAKEYAELEWPIDILIAVVWVSYAIVFFGTIVQRKTSHIYVANWFYGGFILAVALLHIVNSAEVPVSFWPMKSYSAYAGAQDAMIQWWYGHNAVGFFLTAGFLGIMYYFVPKQAGRPVYSYRLSVVHFWALIFTYMWAGPHHLHYTALPDWTQSVGMLFSLILLAPSWGGMINGIMTLSGAWQKLRDDPILKFLVTSLSFYGMSTFEGPMMAIKTVNALSHYTDWTVGHVHSGALGWVAMVSIGGLYYMIPRLYGRAEMYSVRLINTHFWIATIGVVLYIAAMWISGVMQGMMWRATNPDGTLTYAFAEVVKDTYPFYMIRLAGGLCFLTGMVIMAYNMFMTMAAGKASDAPVLAPAAGHAHA from the coding sequence ATGCAATCGCAAGCGACTTACAACTATAAAGTCGTACGGCAGTTCGCAGTGATGACAGTGATCTGGGGTGTCGTCGGCATGCTGGTGGGCGTGATCTGCGCCGCACAGCTGATCTGGCCGGATCTGAATGTCGTCGAGTGGCTGTCATACGGCAGGCTACGACCGCTTCATACCAATGCGGTGATTTTCGCATTTGGCGGTTGCGCCCTGATTTCCACCTCCTACTACGTGGTGCAGCGCACCTGCCATACGCCGCTGTTTGCGCCAAAGTTGGCGGCCTTTACCTTCTGGGGCTGGCAACTGGTCATTCTTCTGGCGGCGATCACCCTGCCGATGGGCTTTACCTCGGCCAAGGAGTACGCCGAACTGGAGTGGCCGATCGACATTCTGATCGCCGTGGTATGGGTCAGCTATGCGATCGTTTTCTTCGGCACCATCGTCCAGCGCAAGACCTCGCACATCTATGTCGCCAACTGGTTCTATGGCGGCTTCATTCTCGCGGTGGCCTTGCTGCACATCGTCAATAGCGCCGAGGTGCCCGTCAGCTTCTGGCCGATGAAATCCTATTCCGCCTATGCCGGTGCGCAGGATGCGATGATCCAGTGGTGGTACGGCCACAATGCGGTCGGTTTCTTCCTGACCGCCGGCTTCCTCGGCATCATGTATTACTTTGTGCCGAAGCAGGCCGGTCGTCCGGTGTATTCCTACCGTCTGTCGGTGGTGCACTTCTGGGCGCTGATCTTCACCTACATGTGGGCTGGTCCGCACCACTTGCATTACACGGCGCTGCCCGACTGGACGCAATCGGTTGGCATGCTCTTTTCCCTGATCCTGCTGGCGCCGAGCTGGGGCGGCATGATCAACGGCATCATGACCCTGTCGGGCGCGTGGCAGAAACTGCGCGACGATCCGATCCTGAAATTCCTCGTCACCTCGCTGTCCTTCTACGGCATGTCGACCTTCGAAGGGCCGATGATGGCGATCAAGACGGTGAATGCCCTGTCGCACTACACCGACTGGACGGTCGGCCACGTGCATTCCGGGGCGCTGGGCTGGGTGGCGATGGTTTCCATCGGCGGCCTCTATTACATGATCCCGCGCCTCTACGGCCGCGCCGAGATGTACAGCGTCAGGCTCATCAACACGCATTTCTGGATCGCCACCATCGGCGTGGTGCTCTATATCGCCGCGATGTGGATCTCCGGCGTCATGCAGGGGATGATGTGGCGGGCGACCAATCCGGATGGCACCCTGACCTACGCCTTTGCCGAAGTGGTCAAGGATACCTACCCGTTCTACATGATTCGTTTGGCAGGCGGCCTGTGCTTCCTGACCGGCATGGTCATCATGGCCTACAACATGTTCATGACCATGGCGGCCGGCAAGGCCAGCGACGCGCCGGTGTTGGCTCCCGCTGCCGGCCATGCCCACGCTTGA
- a CDS encoding OmpW/AlkL family protein — protein sequence MKQHLALATLLLAMASPAVHAADGPWMVRVRAVNLDMANDSASIPALGVPSDAIQASSKVIPEVDISYFMTQNIAAELILTYPQKHDVNVTASALGPFKAGSFKHLPPTLLLQYHFMPDAAFGPYVGAGINYTRVSGVNLAVPGVTGLHLDRDSVGAALQIGFDFKLSDNMYLNVDLKKIYIQSDIRTDAGVKVSEVKLDPLAIGVGIGWRF from the coding sequence ATGAAACAGCATCTCGCATTGGCAACCCTGTTGCTGGCCATGGCTTCCCCGGCGGTTCATGCGGCGGACGGCCCGTGGATGGTACGCGTACGCGCCGTCAATCTCGACATGGCGAATGACTCGGCGTCGATTCCCGCGCTCGGCGTGCCCAGTGATGCGATCCAGGCATCCAGCAAAGTGATTCCGGAAGTCGACATCAGCTATTTCATGACGCAGAACATCGCGGCCGAACTGATCCTCACCTATCCGCAGAAACATGACGTCAATGTCACGGCCAGCGCGCTCGGCCCGTTCAAGGCGGGCAGCTTCAAGCACTTGCCGCCGACCTTGCTGCTGCAATACCATTTCATGCCGGATGCCGCCTTCGGGCCCTATGTCGGCGCCGGCATCAACTACACGAGGGTATCCGGCGTCAATCTCGCGGTGCCCGGTGTGACCGGTCTCCATCTGGATCGCGATTCGGTCGGCGCCGCGCTGCAGATCGGCTTCGATTTCAAGCTCTCGGACAACATGTACCTGAATGTCGACCTCAAGAAGATTTATATCCAAAGCGATATTCGTACCGATGCCGGGGTCAAGGTCAGCGAAGTGAAGCTCGATCCGCTGGCGATTGGCGTTGGCATCGGCTGGCGCTTCTGA
- the fnr gene encoding fumarate/nitrate reduction transcriptional regulator Fnr, with the protein MEARRIPLRATQLQICEPVACKQCGVYQLCMPLGLERADMTLLDRIVKRKEVYKRGQLLFRPRERFSYIYAIRSGSAKTSITTDDGRVQITGFHVAGELLGLSALASRFYTSEARALETMSVCKVDIACLDEVLRDVPAIQYQMMKIMSEQIRRDEELMLLLGKCSAEERIAEFLISLSRRFASRNYSGSQFRLSMSRLDIGNYLGLAEETVCRIFSRFQEGGLITTERRNIRLNDLKQLSAVAHIDAAA; encoded by the coding sequence ATGGAGGCCAGAAGAATTCCGCTGCGCGCCACGCAGTTGCAGATTTGCGAACCCGTCGCCTGCAAGCAATGCGGGGTTTATCAACTGTGCATGCCGCTCGGTCTCGAACGTGCCGACATGACGCTTCTCGACAGGATCGTCAAGCGCAAGGAGGTCTATAAGCGGGGGCAGTTGCTGTTTCGTCCGCGCGAGCGTTTCAGTTATATCTACGCAATCCGCAGCGGCTCGGCGAAGACTTCCATCACTACCGACGACGGACGCGTGCAGATCACGGGTTTCCATGTGGCCGGCGAGTTGCTCGGGCTCAGCGCGCTCGCCTCGCGCTTCTATACCTCGGAGGCGCGCGCCCTGGAAACCATGTCGGTCTGCAAGGTCGACATTGCCTGCCTCGACGAGGTTCTGCGGGATGTTCCCGCCATCCAGTACCAAATGATGAAAATCATGAGCGAGCAGATCCGGCGCGACGAAGAGCTGATGCTGCTGCTTGGCAAGTGCAGCGCCGAGGAGCGGATCGCCGAGTTCCTGATCAGCCTCTCGCGGCGTTTCGCCAGCCGAAACTATTCGGGCAGCCAGTTTCGCCTCAGCATGTCGCGCCTCGATATCGGCAATTACCTCGGGCTGGCCGAGGAGACCGTCTGCCGCATCTTCAGCCGCTTCCAGGAAGGCGGTCTCATCACCACCGAGCGCCGCAACATCCGCCTGAACGATCTCAAGCAGCTCAGTGCCGTTGCCCACATCGACGCCGCCGCCTGA